The Argentina anserina chromosome 3, drPotAnse1.1, whole genome shotgun sequence genome includes a region encoding these proteins:
- the LOC126789109 gene encoding outer envelope membrane protein 7 → MGAITSAAIAIVGVVLGWITIEIACKPCLDQGRQAIDRNLNPDYDPDDIRAPLNTVTNVEVHGEDDDDDNPKAAVSSVTK, encoded by the coding sequence atggGAGCGATAACAAGCGCAGCAATAGCAATAGTGGGAGTGGTGCTGGGCTGGATCACCATCGAGATTGCCTGCAAGCCTTGCCTCGACCAAGGCCGTCAAGCCATCGATCGTAATCTCAATCCCGATTACGACCCCGACGATATCCGCGCCCCTCTCAACACCGTCACGAATGTGGAGGTCCACGGCgaggacgacgacgacgacaacCCCAAGGCCGCGGTTTCCTCTGTCACCAAGTGA
- the LOC126789106 gene encoding cullin-4, which yields MSHPNKRSLSTTTTISSSSSPMKKAKSQSHPDPKNGLHHLHHHASDADIDDGRRAQPDNLSRKKAQPPQPGKKQFVIKPFKAKPAVPKNLEEETWEILKSAICAIFLKQPVSCVLEDLYQAVNNLCVHKMGGSLYQRIEKECESHIAAALQSLVGQSPDLVVFLSLVERSWQDLCAQILMIRDIALYLDRTYVKQTPNVRSLWDMGLQLFRKHLSLSPEVEHKIVTGLLRMIEKERLGEAVARTLLNHLTKMFIALGIYPESFEKPFLECSSEFYGTEGVMYMQQSDVPEYLKHVEKRLHEENERCLLYLDASTRKPLVATAEKQLLERHISAILEKGFTMLMDGNRIEDIRRMYTLFLKVNALESLRQALNSYIRKTGQGMIMDEEKDKDMVSSLLEFKASLDTIWEESFCKNEVFCITIKDAFEHLINLRQNRPAELIAKFLDEKLRAGNKGTSEEELEGTLDRVLVLFRFIQGKDVFEAFYKKDLAKRLLLGKSASIDAEKSMISKLKTECGSQFTNKLEGMFKDIELSKEINESFRQSSQARTKLPSGIELSVHVLTSGYWPTYAPMDVRLPHELNVYQDIFKEFYLSKYSGRRLMWQSSLGHCVLKAEFPKGRKELAVSLFQTVILMLFNDAEKLSFQDIKDSTSIEDKELRRTLQSLACGKVRVLQKDPRGRDVGDDDSFTFNDIFTANLYRLKVNAIQMKETVEENISTTEKVFQDRQYQIDAAIVRIMKTRKLLSHTILITELYNQLKFQIKPADLKKRIESLIDREYLERDKNNPQVYNYLA from the exons ATGTCTCACCCCAACAAACGCTCCTTatcaaccaccaccaccatctcctcttcttcttctccgatGAAAAAAGCCAAGTCTCAGTCTCATCCCGACCCCAAAAACGGcctccaccacctccaccaccacgCCTCCGACGCCGACATCGACGACGGCCGCCGCGCCCAGCCCGACAATTTGTCCCGAAAAAAGGCCCAGCCCCCTCAGCCCGGCAAGAAGCAGTTCGTCATCAAACCCTTCAAAG cCAAACCGGCAGTACCCAAAAAtcttgaagaggagacatgggAGATACTGAAGTCTGCCATTTGTGCAATTTTCTTAAAGCAACCCGTTTCATGTGTCTTGGAGGACCTTTATCAG GCCGTCAATAATCTTTGCGTACACAAGATGGGTGGGAGTCTGTATCAACGAATCGAAAAAGAATGTGAAAGTCACATAGCCGCAGCACTGCAGTCATTGGTCGGCCAAAGCCCTGATTTGGTGGTTTTCTTATCACTTGTCGAGAGGAGTTGGCAGGATCTTTGTGCTCAGATATTGATGATTCGTGATATAGCCCTGTATCTTGATAGAACTTATGTGAAACAAACACCAAATGTACGTTCATTGTGGGACATGGGTTTGCAACTCTTCCGGAAacatctctccctctcaccagAAGTTGAGCACAAAATCGTAACTGGCCTTTTaagaatgattgagaaagaaaG ATTAGGTGAAGCGGTTGCTAGGACTCTCCTTAACCATCTAACGAAGATGTTTATAGCTTTAGGAATATATCCAGAGAGCTTTGAGAAGCCATTTCTCGAGTGTAGTTCTGAATTCTATGGTACTGAAGGAGTGATGTACATGCAGCAATCAGACGTTCCCGAGTACTTGAAACATGTTGAG AAACGGTTgcatgaagaaaatgaaagatgttTACTCTACCTGGATGCAAGCACAAGAAAGCCACTGGTTGCAACTGCAGAAAAGCAGCTTCTAGAGCGCCATATATCTGCCATACTTGAAAAG ggGTTCACAATGCTGATGGATGGGAATCGCATTGAGGATATTCGGAGGATGTACACTCTTTTTTTAAAAGTAAATGCCCTTGAATCACTCAGACAAGCCCTTAACTCATACATTCGGAAGACAGGGCAGGGCATGATCATGGATgaagagaaagataaagaCATGGTTTCTTCTCTTTTGGAGTTTAAGGCTTCTCTTGACACTATATGGGAAGAAAGTTTTTGTAAGAATGAAGTATTTTGCATCACTATAAAGGACGCATTCGAGCATCTTATTAATCTGCGGCAG AATCGACCTGCCGAGCTGATTGCGAAGTTTCTGGACGAGAAGCTTCGAGCTGGGAACAAGGGTACTTCCGAAGAAGAACTTGAGGGCACACTTGATAGAGTCTTGGTTTTATTTAGGTTTATACAG GGTAAGGATGTGTTTGAAGCATTTTACAAAAAGGATCTAGCAAAAAGACTACTTTTGGGGAAGAGTGCTTCTATTGATGCAGAGAAGTCTATGATTTCCAAG CTGAAGACCGAGTGTGGCAGTCAATTTACAAACAAACTCGAAGGAATGTTTAAG GATATTGAATTGTCGAAAGAGATAAATGAGTCCTTCAGACAGTCATCTCAAGCCAGGACAAAACTCCCATCAGGGATTGAGCTGAGCGTTCATGTCCTTACCTCGGG GTACTGGCCAACATATGCTCCCATGGATGTGAGACTTCCTCATGAGTTGAACGTATATCAG GATATTTTTAAAGAGTTTTACTTGAGCAAGTACAGTGGGAGGCGTTTAATGTGGCAAAGTTCATTAGGTCACTGTGTGTTAAAAGCTGAGTTTCCTAAAGGCAGAAAGGAGCTTGCAGTTTCTCTGTTTCAG ACTGTTATTTTGATGCTGTTTAATGATGCCGAGAAGCTAAGCTTCCAAGACATTAAGGATTCCACTAGCATTGAAGACAAGGAACTGAGGAGAACTCTGCAGTCACTTGCATGCGGAAAAGTACGCGTCCTGCAAAAG GATCCCAGAGGGAGAGACGTAGGGGATGACGATTCATTTACATTCAATGATATATTTACTGCTAACCTCTACCGTTTAAAG GTAAATGCAATCCAAATGAAGGAAACAGTGGAGGAGAACATAAGCACAACTGAAAAAGTATTCCAAGACCGCCAATATCAG ATTGATGCTGCTATTGTTCGGATAATGAAAACTAGAAAGCTGCTGAGCCACACAATTCTGATAACTGAACTGTACAATCAG CTTAAGTTCCAAATAAAGCCAGCAGATTTGAAGAAAAGGATTGAGAGCCTGATTGACAGGGAGTACTTAGAGCGGGACAAGAACAACCCACAAGTCTACAACTACCTTGCATAA
- the LOC126788187 gene encoding glucan endo-1,3-beta-glucosidase 11: protein MEISSRIARINAFLICLLCFSALQRVTSLGINYGQLGNNLLEPEKVLDLLSSLKVTKARIYDTNPQVLTAFANSGVELMVTIENAMLGQLMNPQAALQWVNAHIKPFVPATKITSIAVGNEVFTDDDTTVLLANLVPAMVSIQSALTQLGLDSYIKVSTPCSLAVLEESYPPSAGSFKTQVAGVMSQLLQFLQTTKAPFWINAYPYFAYKDNPNKISLDYVLFNPNSGMIDPYTKLHYDNMLYAQVDAAIFAMARLGFNGIEVKISETGWPSRGDTNEIGATLQNAAIYNRNLLKRQLANEGTPLRPRMRLEIYVFALFNENMKPGPTSERNYGLFQPDGTMAYNVGLSTLSTTSTTSSTSSTSTASISDFTSSATKSTMDFHQSWVSCIFVCAVTLQVYIRRLF from the exons ATGGAAATTTCTAGCAGAATTGCCAGAATCAATGCTTTCCTCATCTGTTTGCTTTGTTTCTCAG CTTTACAAAGAGTTACATCACTTGGCATCAACTATGGCCAACTCGGCAACAATTTGCTAGAACCAGAGAAAGTACTAGACCTCTTGAGCTCCCTCAAGGTCACGAAAGCTAGAATTTACGACACGAATCCTCAAGTACTAACAGCATTTGCGAATTCTGGTGTTGAGTTAATGGTGACAATCGAAAACGCAATGTTAGGCCAGTTGATGAACCCCCAAGCAGCCCTTCAATGGGTTAACGCTCACATCAAGCCTTTTGTTCCCGCAACAAAAATCACCAGCATTGCGGTAGGCAATGAGGTCTTCACCGACGATGACACGACCGTGCTGCTAGCTAATCTTGTCCCAGCCATGGTCAGCATTCAATCTGCACTAACTCAGCTAGGCCTTGACTCATACATTAAGGTCTCAACACCTTGCTCATTAGCTGTGCTTGAAGAGTCCTATCCGCCTTCAGCGGggagcttcaaaactcaagtAGCTGGTGTTATGTCACAACTGTTACAGTTCTTGCAAACCACAAAAGCACCTTTCTGGATCAATGCCTATCCTTACTTTGCATACAAAGATAACCCGAATAAAATTTCGCTAGACTATGTGCTCTTCAATCCTAATTCGGGCATGATCGACCCTTACACTAAGTTACACTATGACAATATGTTGTATGCTCAAGTAGATGCAGCCATTTTTGCTATGGCGCGGTTGGGATTCAATGGGATTGAGGTCAAGATTTCAGAGACGGGGTGGCCATCCAGGGGCGATACAAACGAAATCGGTGCAACTTTGCAGAATGCCGCTatttacaatagaaacttgctcAAGAGGCAATTAGCAAATGAAGGCACACCTTTGAGGCCTAGAATGAGGCTCGAAATCTATGTTTTTGCTCTTTTCAATGAGAATATGAAGCCTGGACCAACTTCCGAGAGAAACTATGGCTTATTTCAACCTGATGGAACAATGGCTTACAATGTGGGATTGTCTACCTTGTCAACTACTTCAACTACCTCATCAACCTCATCAACCTCAACGGCTTCAATTTCTGATTTCACTTCCTCTGCCACaaag TCAACAATGGACTTTCATCAAAGCTGGGTGAGCTGCATCTTTGTTTGTGCGGTTACCTTGCAAGTTTATATCAGAAGACTATTTTAA